A genomic window from Treponema maltophilum ATCC 51939 includes:
- a CDS encoding flagellar FlbD family protein, translating into MIEVMRLDGSPYWINPHQIEYMEKNPDVTLVMLSGKKLVVRNSAEDMIEKIIAYRRLIGAFKNEL; encoded by the coding sequence ATGATAGAAGTTATGCGTTTGGATGGGAGCCCGTATTGGATAAATCCGCATCAAATTGAGTATATGGAAAAAAATCCCGATGTAACGCTGGTTATGCTGTCCGGCAAAAAGCTGGTTGTGCGCAACAGCGCCGAGGATATGATTGAAAAAATCATTGCATACCGCCGCCTTATCGGCGCATTTAAAAATGAATTGTAA